The Saprospiraceae bacterium genome includes a window with the following:
- the ribD gene encoding bifunctional diaminohydroxyphosphoribosylaminopyrimidine deaminase/5-amino-6-(5-phosphoribosylamino)uracil reductase RibD, protein MTEHEIFMQRCFDLANLAGNRTRTNPKVGAVIVYEGNIIGEGYHKEYGGPHAEIEALNNVSDRHKSLIPKSTLYINLEPCAHHGKTPPCVFRIKEEGIRKVVISCQDPNPLVAGKGVEILKESGVVIITDVLLNEGLKMIAPFKAHLNSRPYIILKWAKSKDNFIGKSGERVQLSSQATSILTHKWRSECDGILVGKNTVVTDNPELTTRRHPGDNPVRIILDSNPEIINGHYNVLIDVFKTIIFNEMKEESFHNKEFIKIHDLKNNLKSVVHQLFNRGILNILVEGGSKVLHSFIDENLWDEARIISTPKVLFEGVRAPDVEGKLESEMVIGPDEIVYVRNRSPYYV, encoded by the coding sequence ATGACTGAGCATGAAATTTTTATGCAGCGTTGTTTTGATCTGGCAAATCTTGCCGGCAATAGGACCCGAACAAACCCTAAAGTAGGTGCTGTAATCGTGTATGAAGGCAACATAATCGGTGAAGGTTATCATAAAGAGTATGGTGGTCCTCATGCAGAGATTGAAGCATTGAACAACGTATCGGATCGCCATAAATCACTTATCCCTAAATCAACTCTTTATATAAATCTTGAACCATGTGCCCATCACGGTAAAACGCCACCATGTGTATTCCGAATCAAAGAAGAAGGTATTCGTAAAGTGGTCATTTCCTGCCAGGATCCCAATCCGTTGGTGGCAGGTAAAGGCGTAGAAATATTAAAAGAATCCGGTGTTGTAATAATAACTGATGTTTTGTTGAATGAAGGATTAAAAATGATTGCTCCTTTTAAAGCACATCTCAACAGCAGACCTTACATCATTCTGAAATGGGCAAAATCAAAAGATAATTTTATTGGAAAATCAGGTGAAAGAGTTCAACTGTCTTCACAGGCCACTTCCATATTGACACATAAATGGAGAAGTGAATGTGATGGAATCCTGGTGGGTAAAAATACAGTTGTAACCGACAATCCGGAGTTGACAACCAGAAGACACCCCGGAGATAATCCTGTAAGAATCATCCTGGATAGTAATCCGGAAATAATAAACGGACATTATAACGTTCTAATTGATGTTTTTAAAACTATAATTTTTAATGAAATGAAAGAAGAAAGTTTTCATAATAAGGAATTCATTAAAATCCATGATTTAAAAAACAATTTGAAATCAGTAGTTCATCAATTATTTAATAGAGGTATATTAAATATTCTTGTTGAAGGTGGAAGTAAAGTGCTTCATTCATTTATTGATGAAAATCTTTGGGATGAAGCCAGGATTATTTCAACTCCAAAGGTATTATTTGAAGGAGTCAGAGCTCCTGACGTGGAAGGTAAATTGGAATCAGAGATGGTCATCGGCCCCGATGAAATAGTTTATGTCAGAAATAGGTCCCCTTATTATGTATAA
- the nth gene encoding endonuclease III, producing MYKTRKSKALFVSETLEKLYPETPIPLDHSDPYTLLIAVLLSAQCTDVRVNQITPILFDKANNPFDMILMTVDEIQNIIRPCGLSPAKSKAIYGLSQILIDKFNGQVPDSFEELEKLPGVGHKTASVVMSQAFGVPAFPVDTHIHRLAYRWCLSTGKNVEKTERDLKAIFPKDTWNKLHLQIIFFGREYCPARGHIIDNCPICSEIGRKAIK from the coding sequence ATGTATAAAACCAGAAAATCCAAAGCACTTTTTGTTTCAGAAACACTTGAAAAATTATATCCGGAGACACCCATTCCGTTAGATCATTCCGATCCTTATACATTATTAATAGCAGTATTACTCTCAGCCCAATGTACAGATGTCCGGGTAAACCAGATCACTCCAATATTATTTGATAAGGCGAATAATCCTTTTGATATGATATTGATGACTGTGGATGAAATTCAAAATATCATCAGGCCTTGCGGGTTGTCTCCTGCAAAATCTAAAGCAATTTATGGATTATCTCAAATTTTAATAGATAAGTTTAATGGCCAGGTACCTGACTCCTTTGAAGAATTGGAAAAATTGCCCGGTGTAGGACACAAAACTGCATCTGTCGTAATGTCACAGGCATTCGGTGTACCGGCATTTCCCGTGGATACGCATATCCATAGACTTGCATACAGGTGGTGCCTGAGTACCGGAAAAAATGTAGAAAAAACTGAAAGAGACCTTAAGGCGATTTTTCCTAAAGATACGTGGAATAAACTACATCTTCAGATCATATTCTTCGGCAGGGAGTATTGCCCGGCAAGAGGACATATCATTGACAACTGCCCGATTTGTAGCGAAATAGGAAGAAAAGCTATTAAATAA